The genomic region ACAGTTTGATCGGATTTTAAGTTATCATTATCATTTCCAGACTTAAAAGTTCATTTCCAGATTTCGATGTTGTTTTCATTCATGAGTTAATAAGGTGCCGGATTgagtttattttattattattacatgCTTCTTGATCAAAGATCAAGACTAAGGCAGAGTCAAGTGGAAAAGGAGGTGAATTAAGCccaaaatgaggatttcgctcctgacacttccaaagggtccagggcaaattTCTCCACAAGACACTCCACCTCGACCTAGGCTCTGAGCTAACCCTTTCCTAGGTTTAAATGAAGGtaaaagcacttgtttgaatgaagaaatgtgaaaacaAAGCCAAGACTTGAGCtcaaagaggaatttcgctcctgacccttccaaagggtccagagcgaaattcatgtaaAACCTTACTTTCCGCAAAAATTGGAGCTATATGTCAACCTAAAGGATAAATTTGCATGATCGTGATGGAAGAAAGCCTAACAAAGTGTGTCCAAGGCATGAAAAGGAGGAAGCAAGTGGAAGATTAAGCTAAAAttagaattttgctcctgacccttccaaagggtccatagcgaaattcttgAAGGACACCTATTTTCCCTTGGAGATGGTCAAATCCTTCGTTTTTTTGGCATAGATAGGTATGGGGTGATGTatccttgccttttgaggtggattggAATTGAAAGAATGGAGAAATGTGCTCaaaaaagagaatttcgctcctgacccttccaaagggtgacGTATCCatagcgaaattcatatttcctctattttgcttcttagcttgaccaagtttggtacttctaaggcatggtttggtaggttttgatgcatatttgccttggagAAGAGTTTTTGGACTTTAAGATGATGAAAGCTAGCCtcaaaagagaatttcgctcctgacccttccaaagggtccagagcgaaatcctccattttgccTTCCTTTGGTCTTAAAAACCTAGTTTAAACTCACCTGGTGCCAGTTGGGTGGTGGATTGTCTTGATTGAGAAAGGAGGAAGTTGATTTGATCAGGTTTGGAGGAGAATGAGATGAAAGAAAGTGAGAAACTAGCCAAGAgtgagattttcgctcttgacccttccaaagggtccagagcgaaaatccttgaagacctcaaTTTCTTCCTTGTCTAGGCCAATTtcctagtttctaaggcatgtgtggaggtgtttttgaatgttctagccttaggaggtgagtaaaggtggatgagatgaaggATTCTAGACTAAAAGgtgaatttcactcttgacccttccaaagggtccagagcaaaattcttgaaaacactccttTTCCCCTTTGCCAAAGTCAAGACCAAGATGGAGATGCAAGAAGAACGActtatgtttgcctcccaaagaagaTTAAAGTTgaaaaaatcaagaatcaaggtcaaatcacaattttcgctcctgacccttccaaagggttcagagcgaaaatccttatagctcttgttttctttcttgttttgGCTAGGTGTTGGCATGATGGAGGATGAATTGGTatattcttgccttgagagggagttggatgctttggaagatcaagattttagcctaaaaggtgaatttcgctcctgacccttccaaagggtccagagcgaaattcattataaacctcatttgctaccttgtttgggcttcaatccttgttccttaggtggaaaatgatctatgtttgcctccaaaGAAGATTGAAGTTGGAAAAATGAGCAATCAAAGcctaaatcatgattttcgctcttgacccttccaaagggtctagagcgaaaatctacctaggactcatttccttccttgtttgaccaaaatttgatgtccaaggcatgttgaaagggaGAATGGACATGTTGTTTCCTTTGTGAATGTTTGAAAGTGTTGAAGAGTGAGTgttttagccaagaaaggaaatttcgctcctgacccttccaaagggtccagagcgaaattccttgcaagcctattcttttaaccttgcttgagcttaaGACCTTGTTCCTTAGGTGAGAGGGATgaaattttaccttgcaatgaagatTGGGATTGAAAGGATGACGAATCAAGTCTAGAAATGGaaattcgctcccgacccttccaaagggtccagggcgaaattttcaCTAAACCACCTTTTTCCCAAATTTTATGCCAAGGCAATTGCAGGACTAAAGTGAATTGAGATGGGAGAGATCCTTaggagtgacttcaagttgctagaaatcatcgaaattgaaggaattgagcccaatcaagaatttcgctcctgacccttccaaagggtccagagcgaaattcctatagtCACCTATTTTCCCTTAAAAATAAGTTAAATCCTTGGTTTTCATGGCATAGATGGAAGGGAGGTGGCTTGACCTTACCTTTGAAGGAGATTTGAAGTTGGAAGGATGAGGGAATATGCTCAAgattaagaaattcgctcctgacccttccaaagggtccagggcgaaattgtgcaaaacctatcttttccctcaattttatgccaagtctAATGTGGATCAAGATTAAaggtgtccttaggcatgtccttgaattgccaagagtcatcaaatatgaagaaatgagctcaaaacaagattttcgctgcTGACCTTTCCAAagtgtccagagcgaaaatcctaaaacccatcttATCCTCAAAAATTTATGCCAAGCCAAGTTGGGgatgcccctaggattgcccttgaatggtTTGATGCcttcaaaaatgatgatttttggctagaggaagaaattcgctcctgacccttccaaagggtctagggtgaaattcattataggtcctgtccctggccatgatttctagtgaaattctcttttctagtcattttgaggtcaaacaaaatgctgcaagcatgggagagggatccaaggatgagattccaagtatagaaagtgaaaaagatggaccttggtgaaggaaaacaagcaaagagagaaattcgctcctgacccttccaaagagtccagggcgaaattctccaaatcaaccatTTTCCCCTTAAGTGAAGCTAAAAATTTGATACCTctggcatggttgaaggtggagtgaggtattcttgccttgtagggtgaattgaggtaaaggaagtgtaagatcaagcctaaaacttgaatttcgctcttgacccttccaaagggtccagagcgaaattccaaaTTTCACCTAAATTGCTCATGATGAAGATCAAGAGATGAATTCCTAGGCCTTGGAGgaagagaagactagtgtatgcttgccttggaaggcattttggagtagaggcatgatagattttgtcctaaaatgtaaatttcgctcctgacccttccaaagggtccaaagcgaaattcttaaaacctctcttttgccccaaatttacatcaaacttggtgttggttgagaatgagggcaaccttgggcatgtatctaagcaagtacgGGCACAAAGTGAGGagaatttgagccaggaatgcaaaaaattgctcctgacccttccaaagggtccaggacgaaattcttatagggcttgtccctagggagaatcttgagcaagcttcatttttatatcttcttgttgatgatttaaggtggaaaatgctatgttgaaatgaatttgttatatgaccttaatcatcttttggtttgttttgcagatgaaagaagatcaGGCTAAGGCAAGGAATgacctcctccagtccagcatcatcagggacgacctcttccaatccaacatcatcaaggacgaccaatttgccagctacctccagaaccttcactttgccacactaaggaaccacaagatgacaatgaaAGGCGATGCcaacatttcaaggaaaggtacaccatctatccagcacatcaaagacaaaggaggtgaAAGCAAGGGtctgttgaagaagcagatagttttagaagagttaattaaagttagcttctcaacatcatcaaattgaacatctaccaagttacaagtgtcagacaaggtggcatcctagtcatcactcctctagtCAGATTGGTCCACcacagcgtgtccagattcaatgtacccgactcatcaaagatgacactaacttcgatgtacctaccccggttatccattggtcgaatattccagagaagacgtgtccaaataatgcaattatttcattggccaggattaagtttgttgtaacaaaccctaattagggttttcattgtaaaatctaggccattgatctcaaattgatctgagccattgaattgtattgagagcattataaaaggctcaagctcttcattttgtaaaggttaatagttagttcatagaggtgagaatagctaatagtgaatagtcagagaaaaggaaatagttagagtagagtagaaagagaaggcaaagattgttgccaagatgttgtaaaggacttgtaaacttcattgaagaaatggtgaattctatgggtcgattcaacaatttgcatggtctctatacctctcaaatttgatttcatgttattagatgagtggaagaaatgtgtatgatcgatggtgaaatatgtatatccatactactagcagtttgttgattgcagacttgccttgtgtagtcaactggaatcattcagcttaagcttaacttcaattgtcatttctttattgatatgcatcagcctgatggtgtccatgcttgtagcgtgatctgaacatcataaagctttcctcagaagatcgcactaaccttgtggagatggtcctaggatgtcaaagcaagacttagttagaatttcatcaaaggtcattcattgctcttacattcttagtattagaaataaATCCTGTTTCAacccttctcctttttccttttcttcaaaatctaggaccagtaaaatctcacgttctagcaatatccaaagcaaatcagacgttcaggtcctcgaatgtaagtccccttgtgcttctagcaaaatcacatcataccacgatgagcttatccacgagtagagatcctacattaCAAAACCTTGAAGCTTCTCTGATTGATCCTTCTgcaatatcttcagcattcgggagctttattcaagagaggattaggtacctttaggtattttattccgtgtttggtcgtgtacaaaagacacatcaacaaagaGCAACCTCATGATCACTAGGTAGCTCATGATCATCATCAACTCCAAGTGCACCAAGGCGAGCAATTGAATCATCTAACTCCGCCTGATCTTGTTCAACATCCCAATGCTTTGCCTCCCCTTTTTTGTACGTATTGTCTTTGTGTGTTAGGAGCCTCACTTTTGAATGCACATAGACCAAGTCTTCCGCCTTCTTGGAATGTAGTCTATTGCGTTATattgagtggatgaaggagtatgtgctccaattcctcTTGGATgatgatgaactagcaacctatcaagattttcaattttgaaattagagaGTTAAGAGTTATGAAtgaaaaattttaaatataaattcaaTATTCATCAACAAGAATTTAGAAATTAGAATCTTAAGAGCTAAGAATGAACTTGTGATAAAAATTTGATGGCAACCGGTTGTAAGTGCTGGTATATTTCCCCATGGAAGTACCACCATTTATGAGCATCAACACCTTGTCTTCAAGAGCGCCAAGACCACAATAATCGGTGCTTGTGAAACTCATGAATTCGGACCTCACCATAGGTCGTATGGGATTGGGAAAGAGTCTAGGAAGGGCTGACTTGTACACGTGAGCAACTTAAGGATCTCCATATTGGGCAACTCTAGTGCTACTCTCATTAAGGACTATAGTCCCTAGGGCTCAATGCAAAGGCAAGGAGATGCAAAGGGGTagtcattttgttccatctctcCAGCATGATTTTTTGTAGTTCCTTGAATGTTTCTTAAGGATCTTGCTCTTTCtcatttatgatttttttcatatCCTCAATCatggagtcaatgccatcatatacctcacCCAAGAAAGGCCTATCCATGTTAGTGTATTGGATCATGCTCAATATAGGCTCAACAAATCTTAGGCGGTACTTAGCACGATCCCACCAAGAGTCATCTAGTATCATTGCCTTAATGGCAGCTGCCCTTGTACTACTAGATTGCCTCCATATGCTCCAATTAGCACTGATTACCATTCTAGATAATGCCTCTTTAACCTTCACAAGGCGTCTCAAAACAATAGTGTTGGAGGCAAAATGGGTCTCAACAACCTacttcaaaatcaaaacaacaataaattaaaatcaaaatcaaaataaaaaacttaGAAAGTTTACTAAACTAAAgtttaaaagaattttaaattttaaataatttaacttACCTTCAAGAGCTCCAATCTCGAGAATTGTCTAAATATGGCTTGCAACATATGGTGGTtcgtgatgaacatttggatcatCTGGGCATCATCATACATTTGTTTGATCCACTCAACCTTCTTGCCATTTTTTTGCAGCATTAGGTTGAGTGAGTGGacaacacaaggtgtccaaaaaatgtgtttATAACACTCCTCAACCAATAACTTGACAACCCTACAATTTTTGGCATTGTCTGTTATCACTTGAACAACATTTTGAGGGCCAACTTGCTCAATGGCTTGAAAAAGAATGTTTGCAATGAGTGGACCATTCTTCACTTGCCCTTCACAATCCACTATCAAAAATATTGCACCACTCGTGGACATTGCAATAACATTGACCAAAGGGCGATTTCTtgcatctttccatccatcagatACTATGGACACACTTGTTTCGATCCATGAATCCTTAATGGGCTTCAAGGAATCCTCTACATGTTTCACCTCTTTGTCCAATAAAGTGGTGCACACCTTCTCATAACCTAGGCCCTTGAACCCCCTTGGAGCCTCATTAATCGATCTCACCATTTTCTGCCAATATGGTGAGCGAACAACATTAAATGCCAATCCATTTGCATAGATGTATCTAGCTATGTCTTGCTCAGCCATGTCTCTAGCCTCATAACACTGCTCCCAAAAATATTCCACCTCTCGTGGACACTGCAATAACATTGACCAAAGGGCGATTTCTTGCATCTTTCCATCCATTAGATACTATGGACACACTTGTTTCGATCCATGAATCCTTGATGGGCTTCAAGGAATCCTCTACATTTTTCACCTCTTTGTCCAATAAAGTGGTGCACACCTTTTCATAACCCAGGCCCTTGACCCCCCTTGGAGCCTCATTAATTGATCTCACCATTTTTTGCCAATATggtgagcgaacaacattgaatgccAATCCATTTGCATAGATGCATCTAGCTATGTCTTGCTCAACAATGTCTCTAGCCTCATTGTGAAATGACATTTCCAAGGGCCCCTTTGCTCTCTTGTTTGTCACCTGTTCTTGAGGAACACGCAAGAATGGATGGCCCTCTTTGGGTTGTTCATTGGAAACTGAAGCCATAGAGGCCTTCGATGCTTTTTTACTTCTAGATCTTTCCAAAGGATGACCAATTGCATTCTCAGTTGCTTCATTTGCTTCTCTTTGCTCTTCAATAGATTTTAGTATAATAGAGTTTGCAAGAAGGGTTTTAGGTGGAGGCTCTCTGCAACTCTTGGTTTGCTTGTACAAAACTTGATGCCTTTCTGAGGGATAAAGCACAAATGTGCTTTCACTCTACCATAAGAGCTTTTATATTCCTCTTTGCAATGGCTGCAAATCCAAAGGAAACCTTCTACACCTGGTAGTTGCCAAACCATTTCCACATATTTCCATAGTGGAGAGCTCGGGTTTGTTTTGAACCAAGAGTTCCAGTGCTAGAAGCACTTGCCATTCTATGAATCTATAAACAACATACAAAGccacaaaccaaaatgaaaaaataaaataaaactagagagttcatttctttttgtaaaaaacatgcaaagaaaaattaaaaaacaaacaaaatcaacaaaaacctaCCTCTTTTGTTGAAATCTTCCTCTTCGATGTCTTTGAGGAGTTCTCAACACTTGCAACCACATAGGAATAGCTCACAAACCAGCTTAGAGCATGCAACAATCATCCTTCAACACTCGAGCAATGGCAAGCAAACAAGAAAGTTTAGCAATGGAGACAAGAAATTTTCTTTTTcattcacaaatgcacaaatgagATATGTTTCACCTTGTTGGCTTTTTAGTGGTCTATTTTAGGGTTGAAGGGTCGAGTTGaccaaaataaaccaaaaaaaatacaaaaaaatgtgtgAAACCCGTCAAATTCTGCTTGGGTTCTGCCGCTGAAGTCAAAATTTGCTGCAAATTCCTCCGAATTTGCCCTAGGTCCTTCACAGGGAGCCCACAGTCCAAACGTGGGATCCTGGCCGTATTTATGCAAGACCGCATCTGGACTAGTATTTGGGCCGAACTAGATCGAGACCTTGGGCTGCCAAGGAAGAATCTGGCAACTGGTCCAATACACTTCTAGGCAGAACTGCAAAGTTCAGATCTCAATGCTACTCACCTTATTGCTTTTAAGTGTCACTTTGTAGACTTTGGGTAATGTGTTCAATGCAGCAATCTAGGTGGCACTTCTAAGGGTCATGCTATTCAAATTATCTTCTAGCTTACTAGCAAATGGTTACAACTCACGATTATTAGGAGATAAAGAGTCGTAAAAGGATATGGTTCCACTTCCTTAGGAGACGGTTCAACTTTCTAGAAACTCTTGCCTCCTTGTCATGAACATCCATAATCTATATATGTAAATTACTATAATGTTAGATAGACATGTAATAGAGATAGGCAGTGGATAGGTAGATATCGACCTACATCCTTCCTAGGAGTATGTCATGTTCATAATGAACAACTAAATACACTTACATCAACTTTTTCAGTTATAAATCTTTCTTTGTCGTTGCACTTGTCTGTTTATAAAGCTTCTACACATGCCTATAACTTCATGTAGATTTTTCATCTAGAGAGTTGCCTACTAGGATTCAACGCCTTGGATTAGAGGAATTTCATCTTTATCTTGCACgttctattgaatgtaattagagTATTTGAGCCTTGATGTTGTACCTAGAGATCCATTAGACTACCTATTGACCTGTTTCAAGAAGGCCAAACCGATATAAGAGGAGATACACATGATGATCAGGAGCAAAATTGAAGAACTCATGGATTAGCAGAAATTTTTGTTCAATTGGTTTGTAGAGGTTCATTGAATGGGTGACCTttccattcacaaatgtgggtGAAAGGGAGCCACTGAGCGTCATGATTGATGGTGGTAGcatgaataatttatttttttagaaacCACGGAGAGATTGAAGTTCCCTGCCATGCCCCATTTATATCCCTACATATTGGGATGTTTTAGTGTATGCAACGACCAAGGTATATAATTTACTCTTCAATGTTTCTTTTCATATTCTTTTCATCCTTTATAGGAGTGGATAGTTTGTGATATAGGGCCAATGGAGGTATTTAAAATATTTCTTGGGCATCCTTACATGCATAGTCAAAAGTTTGTGTATAGTTCCAATCTTCACAATGTAGTTGTAACAATTGGTAGTAAGAGATATCAAATTCTTGAAGTGAATTCTTGCTTCACACATGCCACACGACTCTTGAGAAGTTTGTGCCATACTCTACATACTCAAGGTGTTTGCAACTCACCTCCAACTGAAGAAGAACGTGTTGTGGCAAAGATAGATTACGTTTTGGAAACTATGTTTACATGCACATGGTAGTTAGAAAGGGTCAGCTCCCACAACAAGCCAAATGGTTCACCAAGCAATAGCTAGAAGCCAAAGCTTGGCACTTGCTTCCCAGACTCAATGCAATTAAGACTATTGTTTCACAAAGAGGGGCAACTAATCCAAGAGGATTGACCAACAATCATAGATGTGGTAATACCAACACCATTCGTATAGCTTGCAATACATGTGGTAACACTTCATTGGTCTGTACTACACTAGACCACCTCTCAGATGCTTTTGGTAACATACAGACCAACAAACCATCTCTAGCAAGTCTTGCACACACTCTAGTAGTAGCACATAACACTCTAAAATGAATAAACAATTGTGTGGTAACTATACTTTACCAAAATACTTTGTAGTTTCTGCCATAACTTCAGCAGGTTCCAATAAACCTCCTAACCAAACCA from Cryptomeria japonica chromosome 3, Sugi_1.0, whole genome shotgun sequence harbors:
- the LOC131874296 gene encoding uncharacterized protein LOC131874296 codes for the protein MAEQDIARYIYANGLAFNVVRSPYWQKMVRSINEAPRGFKGLGYEKVCTTLLDKEVKHVEDSLKPIKDSWIETSVSIVSDGWKDARNRPLVNVIAMSTSGAIFLIVDCEGQVKNGPLIANILFQAIEQVGPQNVVQVITDNAKNCRVVKLLVEECYKHIFWTPCVVHSLNLMLQKNGKKVEWIKQMYDDAQMIQMFITNHHMLQAIFRQFSRLELLKVVETHFASNTIVLRRLVKVKEALSRMVISANWSIWRQSSSTRAAAIKAMILDDSWWDRAKYRLRFVEPILSMIQYTNMDRPFLGEDSFAQKYLLSDLPNVSPASHKKPLLYLQESILLRGLTAISPSNQGAVKDSLLR